The Colletes latitarsis isolate SP2378_abdomen chromosome 1, iyColLati1, whole genome shotgun sequence genome has a segment encoding these proteins:
- the LOC143342923 gene encoding uncharacterized protein LOC143342923 produces the protein MAVAKETMWTEADEHIETMCEITYRLSKLGTNLRKTGRANYSVRLLEEKLDFAKTQWKELNDRYTAVRKLLKPAQRQNYDFFKQNIIVAAENDFHEYMDLVSTEIDQLTTDKRTAVSVEPCNVPIELPKQRIPKFGGDPREWKHFEDLFTAGVINNAALGDIQRLYFLNACLEGPAAAIVASLPVVGRNFTEAWTRLKTEFGLPRIVTGKLLDKLLYLKPIDMNDLSSMQQVTVGCTQAIAVLDTKGTPEQQRDWLLAHWVKQHFTPEMELEWQKTLDLSPDYPTFEDVRKFVDKRSRALLSMNEERRKAALGLPTKSTRNRSAAWEVSAASKNVRSHNVVMENVQAEQPRRTGSDNVRQVGTTPTQLCGFCNGPHSLPNCRNFAILTAKMRSQYVKGRRWCIQCLGTTHTVTKCKNSTACTTCGGMHHSLLHFEVKREAQPTKP, from the coding sequence ATGGCCGTGGCTAAAGAAACCATGTGGACGGAAGCTGATGAGCACATAGAGACCATGTGCGAAATCACCTACCGCCTAAGCAAATTGGGTACTAACCTGAGGAAAACTGGCAGAGCGAATTACTCGGTGAGACTTCTCGAGGAAAAGCTCGATTTTGCCAAAACACAATGGAAGGAGTTAAACGATCGGTATACGGCCGTGCGCAAGCTCTTAAAGCCGGCGCAAAGACAAAACTACGATTTCTTTAAACAGAATATTATCGTAGCCGCCGAAAACGATTTCCACGAGTACATGGATCTCGTAAGCACGGAAATCGACCAACTCACCACTGACAAAAGAACAGCGGTATCGGTCGAACCATGCAACGTACCGATCGAGCTCCCCAAGCAGCGAATAcccaaattcggaggtgatcctCGAGAGTGGAAACACTTTGAGGATCTGTTTACCGCCGGGGTAATTAACAATGCTGCGTTGGGAGACATCCAACGATTGTATTTTCTAAATGCCTGCCTTGAGGGGCCGGCTGCAGCAATCGTTGCTTCCCTTCCAGTCGTGGGTCGCAACTTCACGGAAGCGTGGACGAGGCTGAAGACCGAATTCGGCCTCCCACGCATAGTCACTGGGAAACTACTGGACAAGCTTCTATATCTGAAGCCCATCGATATGAACGACTTGTCCAGCATGCAACAAGTGACCGTGGGTTGCACCCAAGCAATCGCTGTTCTGGATACAAAGGGCACACCAGAACAGCAACGAGACTGGCTGCTCGCTCATTGGGTGAAGCAACACTTCACCCCCGAAATGGAGCTGGAATGGCAAAAAACGCTAGACCTCTCGCCCGATtatcctacgttcgaggacgtaaggaAATTCGTGGACAAACGGTCACGTGCCTTGCTCTCCATGAACGAGGAGCGCAGAAAAGCTGCCTTGGGGCTTCCAACAAAATCCACGCGTAATCGAAGCGCGGCGTGGGAAGTCAGCGCCGCCTCGAAGAACGTGAGAAGCCATAACGTTGTCATGGAAAACGTCCAGGCTGAACAGCCACGACGAACGGGTTCCGATAACGTCAGGCAGGTTGGAACAACGCCCACTCAATTGTGCGGATTCTGTAACGGGCCGCACAGTTTGCCGAACTGCCGAAATTTTGCAATattgactgcaaaaatgcgcagtcaGTATGTGAAAGGTCGCCGGTGGTGCATCCAGTGCCTGGGCACCACTCATACGGTGACCAAATGCAAAAACTCCACGGCATGTACGACGTGCGGCGGGATGCACCATTCCCTGCTGCACTTCGAGGTAAAACGGGAAGCTCAACCGACTAAGCCGTAA